In Setaria italica strain Yugu1 chromosome I, Setaria_italica_v2.0, whole genome shotgun sequence, the genomic window CTCCCAGGACCGATTGCAATAAGAAGCTGACATTTTCAGCTATCACTTTATCTTTGATCTTGTGAAGGTTGCCAAAAGCCAAAAAAATGATCCGGAGGATGAAGTGACAGAGACTTGCGATCCAAGGAGCGATCGTACCTTTGAAGAGAATTGGAGACCAGGACGCAGGTCCACCAATGATATATCCATGGAGAAGCAGAAGAAGGCCACCCAGAGAGTGGCCGTAGAGGCAGAGGAAGCAGATGAGCACCGGGGACCAGAAGGTCACCGGCGGAaacgcgccgccgcgcgcattCTCACCCGCGGCTCGAGTGTGTTTCGGCCCACGTGATTAGCATTCTAGCTCTATCTAATATGATTAGGGATCATTTTTTCACGATTAGTACCACCCACGTCCTACTTGTGTTAACATTTATACCCAAAGTTAGGATTGTGTTACTGATCGATGCTGTACGGCAGCCAATTTGGCCTGCTTATTAGGATGATAGTTCGTTGCAGCCGTTCGATATGGACTACGTACTGAACGGAGTTCATGTTCAATTGATCGATGACATGGACCTATCCTGCTCCAGAAACTGATATGTCAACTATTTAGGTCTTAACTCTGGCATTCTATTATAGCTACAAATTCAATATCGTAAAAAGATCCTTgctaaagaaaaaaagaaatactaAAATTAGACCCACCAGCATGAAATATTCCGTGCCTTGCTGTTGGTCCTGTTCTTGCAGAGTTAACTTGCAACCCTAGTGACCCCTCGCGCTAAATGTCTCTAGGCTCTAAAATTAAGCTTGGTACaccttttgcactcaagaacaCCGTCATTCAGTTGTCGCACCTGCAGTAAACAATAGAGCCTATATGATGGAACAAGGAACCTAACCATAGAACCTTCACATTAGGCACATATCAGAACAGTATCAGCTAGCTACTTGCTGTGTGTTTGCAATGTATGCATGATAGAGCAACAAGGTAAACAAAAGGGGCATTTGAGTTACCAAATTTTTCTTGCACATAGCCCTACAAATTCCAGACGACTTCCAAGCCTAAGCTGGGACACGGAGAGGTAGAGAATGAGTTAAAGGCTGGAACAAACTCAACCTAAAaaagcggggggggggggggggggggggggggggggggggttttccGGGCCCTGGGGGGGCatttccccccctttttttcccccgccccccccccccgggccctttaaaaaaattcaaaatttttttttccccccctgTTCTCCCCcaaaaggggggaaaaaaaaaagggggggggggtttttttcccccaaaaaattTTAGGCCCCCCCAATTCCCCCCAAGGTAAACCCTCGTTTGGGgggcttttaaaaaaaaatttttttttaaattaggGGGGGAAAATTCCCCCcagcttttccttttttaaaaaaggggCCTTTTTTTAAacctttttaaattttttttNNNNNNNNNNNNNNNNNNNNNNNNNNNNNNNNNNNNNNNNNNNNNNNNNNNNNNNNNNNNNNNNNNNNNNNNNNNNNNNNNNNNNNNNNNNNNNNNNNNNGCCCTTACCAATATTATGAACattccccaaaaaaaaaaaaaaaagataacaaCTACTTATTGTTTTATTTGTTCAGCATGTCTCTGGATTTCAACCTCTCACGGGTGGGATGATCCCCCCCCTCTCTGGTTCCTAatctgccccccccccccggtgggggggggggggttctaTCATGCTCGTTGAGTGCATATCTACCATCTATTTATCGCCGGCCAACCTGCTCAGGTCCATGTAAAGcaattcaaatttattttttcagTCCTTGTTCTTCTCAGAGAtggtggaaaaaaaatcaggttGGTGCAGTTCTTCAGCACAAAGAACTTGAAGCCTACCAAGTACTCAGCAAGCTAAACTCTGCATTGAGAGTCTATTACAAGATAATTTTGTTTTAACTTAGGGTGTGATAGTTCTCGCAAGCTTTTCCTTTTTATAAAAGTGGCCATTTTTTGTaacttctttaattttttttcgttTTGAGACATTTATTTCAGCACTTGAATCGGTGAACATCTGAAAAAACTAGAAGATTTTGTTTCTTGAAAAAATGTAGCATGAAGTTTTTTAATTAAGGCAAAAAATAGTAACACCTACGTCTTACCTCTTCTATCAGGTTAGCAACACTGGactcttaaaaaaataaaacaaaaacaagTTTGTTGCTTTGCTGCACTCTTTGCAATTTAGAGTGCACCAAGCAATTTAGAGTGCACCAAGACCAGGAACTACCACAACCCTACTACAGTACCCGGCGTTTGGTTACATTTTGAGCTCCTACCTTCCAAATTGGGGCTATTGCTTTAATTGGTTTCCTCCATTCCATCCCGGATAACAACACACATGAGGAAATTGAAGCTGAAAGAAACCGTTTCTAATATTTGTATACGAGTTCAGTATATATATCAAGATGTTGAGCATTTCTTGAGCGTCATAACTTGATAAAAAATGGTCAACGTTTTCATAACCGTGTACAAGGAAAGACGCTAGATTGAACATCCGTGGGTGTAACATTTCCAAGCACAGTGCATGCCGAGTTCCTGATGCCTCCTAAGCCCCCTCTAAGCACTAAGCAGAACTCCAACACAAAACTTACTTGTATGGCATGTAGCAGCGTGGTATGGGATTCCACCTACATTCTTCTCTAGATAAGGCGGCATATGGTATGGTTTACCTATATGGCTATATGTATACTTGCACCGGGTCACTCCATGATTTTCAGCCTGTGAATAAATTTATGGTTTTGCAATCCCATCATTACCTACATTTGTGGACGGAGGGGAGTGCCATATTTGTTTGATTGTATTAAATAGCAGTGCATTCATGCCTTGCAATAATAAGGTGCATCCAACAACAAAATACACCTCAACAATAGCTATAAGATGACCAACAGTAGACTATTACTTAATCCATCCGTCCCAAActaattgttttttttataaattttagaCATATTATTTGTAGTTGTGATTGAAAGTTGTGCTGTTTATTTGGTTTTCTAGATCCTAAATAAATGTGCATATATCGGAACTAGAAAatagcatcaattcatcattaGATTGGTTTCCATATactttttcatatatttttctttataaGTGTGAGTGTTGTTTTAATTAGATGAGTCTCACTAGAAGCTAAAAGTGTGCACTCTTTATTTGTGGATAAAATTTGAATGCTAAAAACACTTattttgggacgaagggagtaagTGGCAGAGAGAACAACTATATATCTTAGCTGACTTGTGAGTATTTTCTCTTCAACAATCCTAAAAGCTCAGACACAAAGAGACCGAAAATGAGTTGAGCACAATATTGTAAAAGTTTACATTTAAGCATGAGATGTTCCATCACCAGAGCTTGACACCTGCACTGCCTTGCTATGTACAAAAGACTTACCCACATAAGCTTGTTGAGTTTGTATTCCAAGTACATGCTTACTGTGATCCGCCATTACTCCTGTTTTTAAATAAATGATGTTTAGACAGGTGTTGAAGCGTAAGTAAATTGTCCATCTTTCCTTATCAGTTTAAGATTTTGTGTTAAACTTGTTGATGCATGTAATTCAATATCGACTCGTAGAGCAGCTTGTATGGAGAAAAAACAAACGACTACTAGACCCACACGTTAGATATTGCACATATCGTCTAAAACACATGCGAGTAGATCCTGACTGAGGCCAATCTCTAACCAAGACTTACTACTACGATTGTTGCAGGTGCTTCGAATGGGTGCAAATTTACGTCTCACGCTATCTATGTGTAAATATGGGCTACATTTCATAACTAGTTCTATGTAAATGTGGAGTATGCTTGATAGTTCGCTAATGAAGAACTAGTACATTATGTTTATTTTAGATGCTTTAAATGGGTGCACATCCATGTCCTGCTCCATGCAAATGTGGAGTAGGTTTCATAATAACTATACAATCCATATATCATATATGTGCAGTGACTTCATGAGTACTTCCAATTTGAAGGGGTGGTATAACCATATCACCAATATTGCAACGACGAGCATATTCTACTGACCTGCACACACAGACGAGCCCATTGTACTAAAAATTACCAAGCTCATGATATTGGAGAGCCATTCATTGTTAATTCATGAACCACGCTCTCAATAGTTAAGGAAAACCACAAAGGCGATCTGGTGATGCGTAAGTGCTTAACAAGCAAACAGAGAAGTAACGCATACAGGTTGTACATTTATTTCGCCAATCTGGCTCGCAGGTGAAGACATGTTTTACAAATAAAAACAGTGCAAGAGATAATAGGGCAATTGATAGACCATGTTGGTAAACAGAATGCAGAGGAAGACAGATCTCCAAACTGCATCAAAACAGGTAGAAAACATATAAACCAAAGCAGAACAGCCTATGATAGATAAGACCTTTGTTAGTGCATGTATAGTACTCCCttcgtcctaaattataggttgtttttattttttagatttataagttttattatacacttagatataccctatgtctagatgcataataatatctatgcatatagaaaagtcaaaatgacgtataatttaggatggatcACTCACACACTCACGAATACGAACGCCGGGGAGAGGGAGACAACAGGCAGGCTTTTTCCAGCGACGAACGCTGCGCCAACGCAACTGCCTGTATCTTAGGTTCTGTTTATATGTAGGACTTAGCAAAACAATACAGAGGAGCTCAGGGGCTACATACAGGCTACAGACTTGCCAGGAGCTAACCTCCACGTCCGGCCTTCCTGCTCGCTAACTGACTAACAGACTAACAAACTCAATCTATCCATCATGGGCTGTGCAACAGATTTGCATGCAACCTGCGCTTGTACCTAGGACTCAAACAACGACTCAACTAACCAGTGTCGCAGCTAATTAACTTGCATGCACGCGCGCTCCTGCTACACCACCACGCCGGCACCCGCGCACAGACTCGACCGCACGCATGGACACACCAATAGCGTGGTTTATTCCTAACAATCACCCCTAAACCACGACACCCCCTAATGCCCAACCTACAAGAGTGTCGGCTCATCGTCGTCGATGTTGGCGAGGAGGGCCCTTTCCTTCCTTGACTCGGGGCAGTCCCTCGCAATGTGCCCACGCTTGCCGCAGCTGAAGCATTTTCCTCGGTTGCGGCGCTCCGACCGCCTACTGGACCCCGAGACTGTGCTTGCACCGTTGTCATCCTCATCATGGCCGCCGTCACAGCCAACTGCCttcttgttgttgccatggCGTGCCGTATCACCGCTCGTTCGCTCCTTGCCACGACGCTGACGGTGACACGCTCCCACTGCTCCTCGGTGAGGTACAGCCGCCCGACGCCGTCCGCAACTTCTTCAATGTCGACATCCTCCGCTACGCGCAGCCGGCCGACGACCTCCTCCACGGACGTCGTGTCGAAGTCTGTAAACATCTCGATCGCCATGGCAactgcttcatcttcttcaagatCACGCGCAGGATCATTTTCACCACGTGGCTATCCTCCATCGCCTTGCCAAGTTCGCGCAGGCTGGTGACAAGCCTGTTGATGCGCATTGCGAAGTCGTCGACAGACTCCTCGTTGTGGAACGCGATGTTCTCGAACTCCTTCAAGAGCGTGCAGCAAACTTCACACGATAATCGCCGAGCCTCATCTTCTTCACCGCATCCCACGCTTCTTTCGCCGACTTCTTCATGGTGAGCCCGGCCTTCATCTCCGATGGCACCACACGCAAGATGGCGGCCAACACCCGCCGATCCTTAGCACGCTCCTTGCGGACTGCCTCCACGGCATCCCAGAGCTCCATCACCTCGAGGGATACCTGCATAACCAAGAACCACTCATGGTAATTGGTATTGGTCAGCAGCGACAACTCGAAAGTGGTGGCATTCGCCACCGCGACCGGACGCGGTGAGCTGCTAGAGCCGTCGTCGTCACCAAGGTCGATGCGCGGCTTTTTCAGCCCGATGGACGACATCTTCGATTACCTTAGCTCTGATACCCAATGTTAGCTTCGCCCAGGATCACTCACACACTCACGAATACGAACGCTGGCGAGAGGGAGACAACAGGCAGGCTTTTTCCGACGACGAACGCTGTGCCGACGCAACAGCTTGTATCTTAGCTTCTGTTTATACGCAGGACTTGGCAAAACAATACAGAGGAGCTCAGGGGCTACATATAGGCTACGGACTTGCCAGGAGCTAACCTCCACGTCCGGCCTTAACAGACTAACAAACTCAATCTATCCAGCACCGGCTGCGCAACAGATTTGCATGCAACCTGCGCCTGTCCCTAGGACTCAAACAACGACTCAACTAACCAGTGCCGTAGCTAATTAACCTGCATGCACGCGCGCTCCCGCCACACCACCACGCCGGTACCCGCGCACAGACTCGATCGCACGCATGAACATACCAATAGCGTGATTTATTCCAAACAGTTTGTGGTGCGGGAACTGGGCCGTTGGAAGGAACTGGGCTCGAGCCCAACGTTCCCGTCCGTGAGTACCGCAAGGATGATCTCGGCTTCGTTTCCCCGTCCTGATGGTTCCCAAGCCTAAGCTCGGTGGCAGGGAGGTGAAGAATGAGCTGAACACACAAGCAAGCCGATCGGAAAGAAATGGCCTATCATTCTCGTGCAGCGCATGCATGTAGCTTTTGAAGCATCAACAACCGTCTGCTATGTATGTATAGCTGCCAAGACAAAAGGGCTGGTCCAAACCAATTTAACTTGATTGAAAtagctgtcctttttcttcACAGAACTAGGCGAAATTAATTAGGATGCTGAAattattcaaaaaataaaaataaaagaacctGCAGCCTGCCAAGTGATTAGCATGTGCTCTCTTCTGCAAGCCACACTCCATATTCTGACCGGTCACTATTTGTACTTGAGCTGGTGGATATCTGAGAAATCAGGAAGATTTATTCAGTACAGTAGCTGGAACATTTTTCACAAGAAAAACCAAGTGATACCTACTTCTTGGTGTTCAGTATTAGGTTAGCGAGATTTTACTCTTGAGAAAAGGAGCTATTTAGTTCCATCCACTCTGCCATTTAGAAGTGAAACAAATTAACTAAAGAAAACTCTAAATCCTGAATCCTACGAGTAGAACATTAAGTTCTTGCGTCATGGACGATCAGCGCATGCCTCCAATGGGGGAGGCGAGCATCAAGAGCAGGCCGGTACAAAAGATTTTGAGACCTGGTGCGAAACATAACATGTGGCCCTATTTTAGGAAATACAAAGAAGCTAAAATGTATTTGGATTTTGTTATTATATAATTGTAGAGAGATGATGGcgagagataaaaaaaaactaaagatAAAGTTTATGGTAATAAGTAAATGAGAAAAATTTTGCTTATGATCATGTGGTAAGTAGAAGCAAAAGCCCAAACATCCGACTTCAGTCCAGAGGCAAGAGCGTATATTGTgcttgattgattgttgttacTCTAATCGATAGGATAGATATAGATGAGAGGGCAGGGGATGAAATTTAAGAAGTGATAGTTTAACGGGACAACAACAAATTATAAGACTGTGAGAGGACTACCATGGACTCACTACTAGCTTGAGGAGACAGAAATTTGTGGCGAACACTAATCTCGTCGATTCAAGGAGGTTCCAGATGCTTGCATCCTGCGACACGAAACTAGATTAACCACCTGCAGATAAGACTAATGGAGTAAATGAGCCTTGTTTTCCTAGATTTATTTGTTATTCAGTGTATAACTAATTGCTGATAAGAGGCTCCTAACTTTTGGTGGCCCTGCGCGGTCGCGCCGATTGCGCCGTGCAATCTATGGCCCTGTTCATGAGCACCCCAATCAAGATGCAAAGGACACTGATGAACCATGCCCAGCAGGGGGATGCTAAATTTCCGATGCCTCCCAACCCTAATTCATCGAGTTTTTGCAAGCAAGAGAGGCCAAGAAACGGAAAGTGGAGAACAAAATTTATTAAACTGGTCTCGCCGATGCTTTATATGCATCAGCTTCTGTAGAGGGATTGGTTCCTATTCATTTGAATCACCTTCACACGAGCATTGGTATGTGAGTACTTTAAAGTACTTTTGTGGCTGTACCGCTATATacccttcccccccccccccccccccccccgacatGTGCTATGGCTCCGTTCTCAAAATTCTGATGAATTTCTGATACCTCCAAACCCTAGTTCATCGATTTTTAAGCCAAATCGCGATACCAAAAAACGGAAAGTGGAGCAAAAAGTTATTAAACTGGTATTTGCAATGATGTACATGCATTGTGTAGAGCGATGGACTCCTATTTATTTGTATCACCCAGCATTGTAGGTTTCTGAGTACTTATAGTACTTTTTGTGGCTATCTCTTCTTTTTCCATGAGATATGCTACGGCTGCGTTCTCAAATCTAAAGGGGGAAAAACAGTATGGGAACTGTCAGGGTTGACAGTTATTGCACTCATCCCTGCTGAGAAGCTCTGGCCTCTGAGCACATGTAAGCGCAATTTGAAACCAGTTTTGTTAGATATTGGGAGACAAAAATGAGTTCAATAATAATCGATCTTCTCAGTATTTTTCACGTTCCTAAGCCGTATATCATTACCATTATCATTACAATATCTATTGAAAATAAATACAGTACATccaaacaaataaataaattgaATACTACTCCAAATCCTAAAGGAGCATTTGGAtacagggttaaagtttagccctgtcacatcggaatgttcggatgctaattaggagtactaaacatgagctaattacgaaactaatagcagaacccgtaggctaaatcgcgagacgaatctattaagcctaattaatccatcattagcgaatggttactgtagcaccacattgtcaaatcatggactaattaggcttaatagattcgtctcacgatttagccaggggttgtgcaattagttttgtaattaacctatatttaatactcctaattaatgtcaaacatccgatgtgacaaaagtttagcccctgtctcgCAAACACCCCCTGACTCTTGGTGTGCCGACGTGCACGCCTAACTGTAGAACTTGAAGCTATTTACGTCATGGATGATCTGCCTCATGCCTCCGATGGGGGAGGCGATCATCAAGAGCACCCCGATCAGGATGCAGAAGATGTTGAAGAACCATGTGAACCCGTACTTCTTGGGCTTCTTGAGCATCAGCCAGATGATGCAGGGGATGAAGTATGTCGTCGGCGCGAATCCGAACCCACCGAAGAACCCCAGCAGGCCGTCGAAGAAGGGAAAGGTCATGCCGACGAACATGGTGGCGAGGACGTAGGCGGAGCGCGCGACGAGGCGAAGCCCGATCCCCGGCGTGAACCGGTGCTTCTTCACCAGCACCGTCTCCATCATGTCGAACACTGGCATGGCGAACACCTGGTAGCTGCCGACGACGTGGACGGCAACCATGAGGTTCGCCGCCGCGACGAGCCACCGCGGCTTCTCGAGGGAGATGAGCACGTTGGGGTCGACGGTGTTGCCGAAGGCGTAGTAGCCGGCGAAGGCGACGGCGAAGTAGCAGAGCCCGACGATGGCGTATGCGACGATGACCCCGCGCCACATGGGCTTCTTCGACGGCTTCTCCGGCGTGGACGGGATCGTGGCCTGGATCTCCAGCACGACGTTGTGGCCTGCGTAGGCGAACGCGACGGCGCCGAGCGCGTTGAGCACGCCGAACACCTTGCCGGCGGTGGTGGGCGCCCTGAGCGCGTAgtcggcggcagcgccggcgtgGGCGCCCTTGAAGGCGGAGGCGAAGAAGGCGATCATGGAGTAGGTGAGCGACatgagagcggcggcggcggagacggcggagATGGAGTTGAAGTTTGGGAACTGCGAGAGCgggagctggacggcggcgAACGCCATGATCCAGAAGGCGAGGCGGATGTCCTTGCACCGGCCGGCGCAGACGAGGTCGTACACCTTCTTGAGCGACTGGCCGCCGGTGACCATGTAGACGACGTCGGTGCCGACCTCGACGATGAGCTGCTGCGGCACGATGATCCAGAGCCCGAGGCGCTTCCCGAACGCGTGCTGCCCGAGCTCGTGGTACCGGTCGAAGCGCTTGCCGGGGACCATCTCGTGCATCTCCACCATCTGCCACAGCGTGTAGAGCGTGACGCCGAAGGAGCCCACGATGGCGACCGTCCCGGCGGACCACCCGAGCTGCGACATGGCGAAGGGGAGCCCCAGAACTCCGGCGCCCACCATGGCCGTCACGTTGTGGAAGGCCGAGTAGTACCACTTGGCCGTGCGGGAGGAGGTGATGGGGAGCCAGTCGTCGAGGCGCGCGTCGCGGAGCCGCTCCTCCTGCTTCCGCTCCTCCACCTTCTCCACGTACTCCTCCAACAGGTCCGGCGCCGACAACGCCGCCATCGTCGCCTCCTCCTtctacttcttcttcctcttcttcgctgtcgtcgtcgccggaAAGGCTGGCTGCGAGGTGGTGTGGTGCCTAAGCCTAAGCTACGTCGTCGGCGATGAGCAGATGATCGCCGTGCGCAGGTTGTGCGTAGGAAAGCGTAGGCGTTGGGGGTTTGACTGATCTCGTTGATCTGTTGCGGaaggcaggcgggcggcggccatgcaTATTTATGGCGCGCGAACGAACGAACGAACAGAGACCCGATCGGCTTGCAGAGACGTACGACTCGGATTCGTAAACAGACTAACAGAGCGACGGCGAGAGCGGAGATAGCGGCCGGCTGTCCGTGTCCGAGTCGGCCTGAGATAGATACTGATCGAGGAGCTGCACGTGGCACAAACAATGGATCAGTGATATTGTCGGACCGGTAA contains:
- the LOC101774237 gene encoding lysine histidine transporter 2; this translates as MAALSAPDLLEEYVEKVEERKQEERLRDARLDDWLPITSSRTAKWYYSAFHNVTAMVGAGVLGLPFAMSQLGWSAGTVAIVGSFGVTLYTLWQMVEMHEMVPGKRFDRYHELGQHAFGKRLGLWIIVPQQLIVEVGTDVVYMVTGGQSLKKVYDLVCAGRCKDIRLAFWIMAFAAVQLPLSQFPNFNSISAVSAAAALMSLTYSMIAFFASAFKGAHAGAAADYALRAPTTAGKVFGVLNALGAVAFAYAGHNVVLEIQATIPSTPEKPSKKPMWRGVIVAYAIVGLCYFAVAFAGYYAFGNTVDPNVLISLEKPRWLVAAANLMVAVHVVGSYQVFAMPVFDMMETVLVKKHRFTPGIGLRLVARSAYVLATMFVGMTFPFFDGLLGFFGGFGFAPTTYFIPCIIWLMLKKPKKYGFTWFFNIFCILIGVLLMIASPIGGMRQIIHDVNSFKFYS